Genomic DNA from Paenibacillus borealis:
TCGAGGATGTGTTTGTCCGTGACCCATGGAGAAGACGCGGGATCGCCAAGGCCCTGCTGGTCCGCGCCCTGGCGTATCTGAAGGAGCACGGACTGGAGCAGGCACAGCTTATCGCCATGACTACCAATGAATCGGCACTGTCCCTGTACGTATCCGTGGGTTTCCAAACGGGACGGCAGGAGATCAGATTGTATACGGAGCTGGATTAATAATCGCTCAGGATGAGTTCCTCTGCACAGTGAAATCGGCACAGTGAAAGTTGGGCGGAAGTTTATATGACAGTGGAATTAAAGCCAGTGTGTATTGATAATTGGTATGAATGCACCCGGCTTACGGTGAAGCCGGAACAGCTTAATGTTTTTCCTGCACCGGTGGTGAATTGGATTGCCGAATCGAAATATGTTGATGAACGTAATTCCAGTTGTACAAGAATCATGATTGGACACCGGCCGGACAATCTGATTGCGGGAAGAATGTATGAAGCTTTAGGGTTTCTAAAAGCCAGTGAAGAAGTAATCGACGGTGAAATCGTACGTCTGCTGCAAACCAGTTAACCAGCTCCCTCCCACTGCTTACCTTGCCAAGTGACAGGCGCCGTGCAACTATATCCGGCTCGGTATCGTCTACAAAGGTAAGAATGGCAGCATGAGGAGGGATATCATGTATAAGGCAAGATCAATTGGATTCGCTGCGTTAACGGCCGGAATGCTAATGCTTGCAGCCTGCAGCTCAGCGCCGGAAGAGGCGCCGGCGACCACATCCACACCGGAGCAGACTCAGACATCTGCCCCGGCGACTACTGCGGCCGTACCATCACCATCTGCATCCCCGGCAACGGTTGCTCCAAGTCCTGAAGCTACGGAACCACCTCTGGTAGCGGAAGACCCCGGACCGCCGGAGGAAGGCACACCGCCTACAGCACTGGAAGCGGCAACCACAGTAATGCGGGCGCTGAAGAGCGGGAATATGGAGACGCTCGCCGCGTGGGTACACCGGGACAGAGGGGTACGCTTCTCCCCTTACGCCTATGTTGATGTTGATAAAGACATTGTGTTAAGTCAGGATGAGCTGAAGGCTGCAATGCAAGATCCGGTAAAGCGCGAATGGCGTGAGTTCGCCGGTACCGGAGAGCTGATTAAGCTGACCTTTGCCGACTATTATAAGCGGTTTGTGTACGATGCGGATTTTTCCGGTAAATCTGAAGTTGCACTGAATCAGGGCTTGGGCCAAGGGACAACTCTAAATAATCTCAATGAGGTGTACCCCAAGGAGACCCATGACTTCGTAGAATATCATATCGCCGGTATCGATCCTTCCTTAGAGGGCATGGATTGGCGCAGCCTGCGGCTGGTCTTCGAGAAGAATGGTCAGGACCATATCCTTGTAGGGATCATTCATGATCAGTGGACACCTTAACTTAAGGAATGAAAGCGCCAGTTATTAGTACAATCGCCAAAAGCCGCATCCCCTTGGTTATCCCAACGGCGATGCGGCTTCTTTTGACGTATATGCGTTTATAGGTTACTGCCATGTGCCATGGTATCAAGCAGTAGCTGCTGTATTTCTCACTTACATCCCTGCGGAAGAAGCGGCAGCAGAAGCCGAACCTGTTACGGATTTGGCTACCGCTGTATACCCTTCAGGCAGGTAAGTCACGGCGGAGGCGGTAGAGATGACCTGCAGATTCATGGAGCCGGCAGGCGGAGCAGTCACTTTGAAATAGATCACTGCTGTTTTGTTAGCGCCGAATTCGATCCGCTCAATTGACAGGCCGTAACCCGAGGTAGGCAGATTCTCAACAGTGACAGTGGCTTTGTTTACGCCAGTTGCCGCTTTTTCCAGCGTAACCGCTGCTTCATAGTCATTAACCGGAGCAGTGGCGCTGTCATCCGGAGTGATTACCTCTTTGGCGAATTTGGCTGCGTCATAGATCAGGACAGCGGCTTCCGCTCGGGTAACCGGTTCATTCGGACGGAAGGTGTTGTTCTTCTCCAGCGTGATCAGACGGGTATTAACCAGAATCTGCAGACTGTTCATCTCCGCTGTAGACAGCTTGCCGCCATCCGTGATATTAGCGTACATCAGCGTAACCGGGAAGTTCCCTTTACTCTGCAGCGCCTGGGTCAGCAAATGAGCGAACTGGATCCGCGTCATTGCCGCATTGGGGTCGATGGACTTGTCCAGAGACAATCCGCTCTGCTTGGCAGCCACGAATGCGGAGGCGTACCATGCGTTATCTTTTACCTTGTCGAAGTAATCGCTGGCTTTGCTGCCAGTAGTATTCTGCGGAGACAGCTTGAGACCGCTGACGATGAACTGCAGGCCTTGGGCGTAAGTCAGCTTGGACTTCGGTGCGAACATATCACTGGTAATTCCGTTAATGATGCCATTTTGATGGAGTGCATTGATTTTGGATTCGGCAGCATTGCCCTTCAGATCCGAAAAGGCAGAAGCCGATGCTCCGAACGATACTGTTGCCGCCAGAATGCTGCACGCTAGAGTGATTTTTGTAGCGTGCTTCTGGAATGATGATTTATTCTTCATTGTGCCTCACCTCTTATACTCTTAGATGGATAAAGGGGCAGAAATGTTGCAGGCAGTTCTGTATAAGCTAAAAAAATTGTTGTTGGGCTGAGTGATGTGCGTCTGTCACCAAGTAACATGATTGTAGAAGGCGTGCTGTTGTTAGTATCAGCAGACTGGGAGGCCGTCATCCGGGAAAGTGCTTACCGATTGAACATTAACGGCATTTGGCTGTACACTTGAGGTAGAATCAGTAAACGGATTCAAACACTATCAGGCCATTCATACATCCGGCTTATGACAGGAGAACATAGATGATTCAGCAGCAGAGGGTTGAACGTATCAACGTGGGGATTTTTGCCCATGTAGATGCGGGGAAGACGACTACGACGGAGCATATTTTGTATGAGAGCGGGCGGATTCGCGCACTTGGCAGTGTGGACAGCGGAACGGCGCTGACGGATTCCATGGAGGTGGAGCGGCAGCGGGGGATTTCTGTGCGGGCGGCTCTGGCTTCATTTACGTGGCAAGGAGTGCAGATCAACCTGGTCGATACCCCGGGGCATGTGGATTTCCTGTCCGAGGTGGAGCGCAGCCTGCGGGTGATGGATTGTGCGGTATTGATCCTGTCAGCAGTGGAGGGCGTGCAGGCGCAGAGCGAGATGATCTGGAATGCACTGCGCAAGCTGGGGATTCCTACGCTTATTTTCGTGAATAAAATGGACCGGATCGGCGCTGATCCAGCCGCTGTGCTAACTCAGGCACGGACCTATCTGTCCGGGGATATTGTGCCTGTGCAGCAGCCCTTATATAGGGAACGGGAATACATAGGGGCGGCGGATTTATGGAGTGAAGGCGCAGACGCGGCGGCGCGGACAGAACTGCTGGAAGCGCTCGCGGAGCGGGATGAGGAGCTGCTGGAGCTGTATATGGCGGGCGGTACGGCAGATCTGGCGCGGTGGAAAAGAGAGCTGGCCGTTCGGACGGCCGCAGGAAGAATGTATCCGCTGGTGTATGGCGTAGCGGCCAAAGGTCTCGGTGTCACGGCGCTGCTCGATGCCATGACCCAGTATTTCCCCCGCGCGGGCGGGGATGCGGAGCAGCCGGTGTCCGGCATCGTGTACAACATCCAGCGCGACAAAAGCATGGGCCGCATGGCCTTCGTGCGCCTCTATCAAGGAACTATCCGCAACCGGGATACGGTGATGAATTATACGCAGGATGTCCAGGCCAAGGTGACGCAGATCCGCAAGGTCGAAGGCGGACGCACCGAGGATGTGGGGGCGCTGGAAGCGGGGGACATCGCCGTAGTCTATGGGCTGTCCGGCGTGCGGATCGGCGATGTGCTGGGCCGGCCGGAGGCCATTCCGCAGGAGGCGAAGCTCGCCGTGCCGCTGCTGACCGTGCGCGTCTTCTGGGGGGAGGATGCCGACGACCATAAGGTGATTGCCGCATTTCAGGAGCTGGCCGACGAGGACCCGCTGCTGGATACACAGTGGCTGCAGGAGGAGCGGGAGCTGCATATCAAGGTGATGGGGCCGATCCAGCTGGAGATTCTGGATAGTGTATTGCAGGAACGATTCGGGCTGAAGGTTACCTTCGGCCAGCCTTCGGTGATCTACCGCGAAACGCCAAGCCGCGCGGGTGAAGGCTACATTGCGTACCTGATGCCGAAGCCTTGCTGGGCGATCCTGAGGTTCCAGATTGAGCCGGGCCCGCCGGGCAGCGGCCTCGTCTATGAATCATTGGTGCGCAGCTCCGATCTGCTGCCGCAATACCAGAACGAGACGGCCCGCCGCGTGCCGGAGGCGCTGCAGCAGGGTCTGCGCGGCTGGGAGGTCACCGACCTCAAGATCACACTGGTGGAGGGGAACCACCATGTGTGGCATACCCATCCGCTGGATTTTGCCGTGGCTACGCCCATGGCCATCATGGATGGGCTGGCCCATACCGGCACCAGCCTGCTGGAGCCGGTCCTACAGGTGCGCATCGTCGTGCCGGAGGAGAACGGCGGCCGCGTGATGAACGACCTCGTGCAGATGCGCGGCACCTTCGAGCCGCCCGTGCTGCAGGGCGAGCGGATGATCATCGAAGGCCGGCTGCCGCTGGCAACCTCGCTCGATTATCCCGTGACCTTAAGCTCCTACACGAAGGGGCGGAGCACGTTTACTTCCTTTTTTGCCGGCTATGAACCGTGCCCACCGGACGTCACTGCCGAGCGTACCCGCCGGGGCGTGAACCCGCTGGATCAGGCGAAGTATATTTTGAGCGTACGGAAGGCGCTGCAGGGATAGGAGAGAAATAATGATTTTGTAACGGAATTATGTAGTGTACAGAGAGTAACGGAAGCGGATGTAACCGAATTAGCTGGAGTGGGAGGGGCAAACGCTGCAGGCTGCGGTGATGCGCAAGCGGATAGTGAAGGCTATCATATGATTCGCGTCAGGTAAATATTGGTAAATAACAGCAAAGTGAAACGATAGGAATATGGTAACGAAATCTCTACTCTTTAATGCACAATTGTGTCACTACTCTCCAATCTGAGCTCTCTAAGCGTAAAAATCTATGTGTTCCTCATCATCAACCATAATCCGAGCCAGTCCATTTAGTGCCACATATTCTACATACCAAGTCTTTAGCATAATTTAATAAACTGCATTGGGTTATCGCAACATTTACATTCAAGGTGTATCTTTTATCTCCTTATAGGCAATAAGCTAAATAAACTGTAGTATAAATAATAGAAATTAAACCATTTTAAGGAGGTAATATGAAATACTTCACTCGTATTTTGTTTTTTGTCTCCCTAGTAGTGTTCATAATCTACTTTTTTGATGCTGTTGTTGAATACAATAAAGTGTTTCTTTATATCATCATGTTTGGATTTACTGGCTCATTTATAACAAGTTTTTTTGGGGAAAGAAGTATAATGAATTCTTCAATAAGATGGATCTCTGCTGCTTTTGTAATTTGTTATTTTGCGTACATTTTTATTTTTTCTTTCCTATGGTCGTCAGCAAATAGACCTTAAACAACCGATACCCCTCACCGCTTTTTTTTGCATTGGTATTACTAGGTTTTTACATAATCGTAGGCGGCGTAAATAATGCGGCGTCTTTTTTATACATTCATGTCCTTATTGCGCCGTATGCGTCTACTGTTTAACATGGAGTGGTGGAATAAAAAAACAGATCATGTCCCGGAAGTCAGGCATGATCTGTTTTTCATTTCAATTGCTTTTAATTTTACAATCTACCTAGCTCAAGAATTACTCAACATCAGTTGCCGGCTGCAGCCAACGCGAACCCATTACAGGCTCTGCTGTAGCAGTGTAGCCTTCAGGCAGATAAGTAACCACTGTTCCTTTGGTGATGACTTGCGGGTACATCATATCCGGATCGGGCAGGGTTATTTTGAAGTAGATCACTGCTTTGGTGGCGCTGGTGAATTCGATGCGCTCTACCGCCAGGCCGTAGCCGGGGTTAGGCAGATTATCGACGGTGATGGTGGCTTTATTGACGCCTTCAGCCGCTTTTTCTAGTACGACATCCGAAATGTAGTTGTTGACCGGAACTGGTTCCGGTTCAGAAGGCTCAATTACTGTATTGTCTTGGTTTATCACCCGCGCTGCAAACTCAGCGGCATCATGAACCATAACAGCAGCCTCGGAGCGCGTGATGATATCGGCCGGGCGGAATTTTCCGTTGTCCAGCGTAATCACCTTTGTGTTCAGCAGAATCTGCAGGCTGTTCATAACCTCGGAAGAGAGCTTGTCGCCATCCTCAACCATGAAATACATTTTGGTAACCGCAAAATCACCTTTACTCTGCAAGGCTTCGGTCAACAGATGAGCGAACTCTGCACGGGTCAGGTTTGCATTCGGATTGGCATTCTGTGCCAGGGTTAAACCGCTCTGCTTGGCGGTCAGGAACGAGGAGGCATACCAGGCGTTATCTTTTACATTGTCAAAATAACTGCTGGCCGTAGAAGAATTGCTGCCCGTATCCGCCCCTGGTGTCAGCGCCAGCCCTTTGACGAGAAATTGAACGCCTTGTGCCAGGGTCACTTTAGCGTTGGGGGCAAAAAGGTCGCTGGTTATACCGTTGATTACACCGGCGTCATGCAGCGCATTAATTTTGGTTTCGGCAGGATTTCCGTTCAGATCGGAGAAGGCAAAAGCGGATGCCCCAAATGACAAGCTGGCAGCCAGGATTCCGCACGCGATGCTCATATTTTTTGCGCGCTTCATTAGATTAGTTGTTCTCATTGTGCATCACCTCTACCTACTAAGATGGTTTTTAGGTGGGAAATGTTGCACCTGGCAAAGAAAATTTTTTCAAATGAATTATTTTCGGATAAAACAGTGTTTGTTTTACATTTAAAATAACTCGGATTTTGTCGGATCGCAGAGAAAGGTTCATTTTCAAAAAAAATAGTAAATAATGAGCATGTTTTTTTGAAATACATAAAGTTGGGAATGCGGCGAATGCATAAGTCTTGAGGATTGATCTATTCTGATCCCGCTGTCGCATTCCGCGAGGAATTATTGATAAAAATTAGGTCTGATGACCTGTTGACGGAAGGATGGCGGAGAGTAACTGATACATAGGGAAGGTTGTCCGCGAAGCAGAGGACGGCAATGAGTTATGCAGTATTCTGCGAATTGATTTTTTTAATATAACGCTATGATATTTTTCCTTTTTTATCCTAATTAATACTATAAAATAGAAAACGAAACCCTTGGTGAAATTCGGTGTATGTTGAAAAGAATGGGATTGGAGAGAAGCGCATGCGGGTTGCACTGGTTTGTTGTGCGGGTTCCACAGAGCCTTGTGAGGGGTGTAGGTTTCAGAATGTTCATTCTTTTTTTTCAAGGGTGTATGGTTGTAAGGTGTTTCATTTCAAGGAGCTTGAGGCGCTGGTCGATATTGTTAAGGATGGCTTGAGGTTTGACGGTGTGGTCGTCAGTACCCCGGACTTTAACCTGGGCTTCATTCATACGATGCAATACCTGCAGCAGATGCTTAAGCTGAAAGTATTCCTTATTGTTGAGAAGATCAGCACTCAGGGCATAACCGTCCAGTTCCCTTCCAATCATATTTACATCGACAGCTCGGGAGGCCATGGCTTCCAGGAGGAATTATTCAGCCGTTTGCGCTGCTGGTTCGACGAAGAGCTGAGTGTGAATACGCACTGTACCAGACAAATCAAGGATATCGCACTTAACCTTCACTCTAAATCCCTGAAAGTCGGAGAGGTTATCATTGAACTCACCAGTAAAGAATATGAATTGCTTGACCTGCTGCTGGAATGCCAGGGCCAGTACATCCCCACCGAGAAGATACTGCACCACCTGTGGGACAGCTATACATCCCCTGAAATTGTCAGGCAGTATGTATACAAGCTGAGGCACAAAATTGAAACGACAGCCGGCAGAAGCGACATCATTCACTTCCGCCGGGGAATCGGATATTCGGTTAGCTTTTAGATCTGACAGTTTTCTGTCAGGTCTTTTTTTTGATTTTTTTTGATAGGGAGCCTGTGCTGTCTTCGTGCTGCAGAATAACTGTAAATTAACGCAAGCTTAACAGCCGGGTTATGTCCCCCTCCAAAATTTAACGCTACGATGTAATTAATACTATTAGGGAGGCATGTACAGTGACAACGATTCAGAACAGTATCTGGATTCAGGCAGACCGGAACACCGTATTTGACAGAACCAACGATATTGCGGGCTGGACGGATTTGTTCACGGAATATAAAGAAACGCGGGTGCTGGAGCAGGGGGAGTCCTACATCCGTTTTGAATTGACTACATTTCCCGAGCCAAATCGCCCGTCGCGCTCATGGACATCCGAAAGATGGTTGGACCGGCCGAATTTCCGGATTACCGCCAGACGTCTTGCGCCGCTGCTGCCGTTCAAGCATATGAATCTGGAATGGCTCTATGAGGAGCAGGGCGAGGGCACGTACATGACCTGGATTCAGGAGTTTGAGGTTGATCCCGTAAGCGGCCTCACCGCAGAGCAGGTGGAAGCCCATCTGAACCGTACCACGAAGGAGCAGATGGAGGCGGTCAAGCTTAATATCGAGAAACTAAGGATTCGGAGCTGAGGCCTGGATGGAGAATGTGATGGGAAGAAGAGTGGTTATCACAGGAATGGGTCTGCTTACCCCGCTGGGGAATACGCCGGAGAATTTCTGGAAGAACAGCCTGCAGTGCAAGGTTGGATATGACAGTTTGCAGGGATATGAGCATATGGCTTTGAAGAGCCGGGTCACCGGGAGAATACCGGATTTTGAGCATCTCGGCAGGACGGCCGATGAAGCAGCGAGGGAAGGCATGGGCCGGCCGGGAATTCTGGCAGTCAACGCCGCTGTAAGGGCTGTTGCCGATGCGCAGCTGGAGTTCACCAAGGAAATGCGGGAGCGTTCCGGGGTCTGCATCGCCAATGCGATTGCCGATACCCCATTCTCTGAGCAGACCTTTCTGCAAGTGACGGAGGGCGGCCAGGGGCCGATTGCCCAGGGGCTCAGACAGGATGATTTATACCGCAAAGGCATGTTCTCCTATATTGCCTTTGATGTGGCGCATGAGTTCGGGCTTCAGGGAGAAGCGCTGGTTATGTCAACGGGCTGCACAGGCGGCATTGATGCTGTCGGGTATGGATACGAATCTATCGCGGCAGGAGAACATGACATCATGATATGCGGTGCAGCGGAAGCGCCGATCAGCTCCATGACCATCGCTTCCTTTGATGCAATTGGAGCATTGACCTCAAAGTTCAACGATGATCCCAAGCGCGCCTCCAGACCCTTTGAGCTAAACAGAAGCGGATTCGTTCTCAGTGAGGGCTGTGCAGTTGTTGTACTGGAGGAACTGGAGCATGCACTGCGGCGGCAGGCCAGAATCTATGGTGAGGTCACCGGCTTCTCCAGCACGAACAATGCCTATCATATGACCGATTTGCCCCAGAACGGAGAGGCGCTCAGCCTGACGATGAACGAGGCGCTCGAGAATGCCGGCATTGAAGCGGGGGAAGTTCAATATATCAATGCGCATGGAAGCTCGACCCCGCAGAATGATGCTTTTGAGACCGCTGCCTACAAAAGAACCTTTGGCGAATTAGCCTATTCCATTCCGATCAGCTCCACGAAGTCCATGGTGGGCCATCCGCTCTCGGCAGCAAGCGCCATTGAGATCGTACATTGTCTGCTGGCCTTGAACGAAGGCTATATCCCGCCCACGGCGAATCTGGACGAGCCGGACCCGGCCTGCGATTTGAATTATGTGCCGGGGCAAGCCTTAAAGCGTGACCTGTACCATATTCTGACCAATGCAAGCGGCTTCTCCGGCATTCATTCCGCCATGATTCTGGCGAGGAGCGAGTGCTGTAATATGACGGGGAAGCTTCAGACTGAACAATGGATGTGCAGCCCATGAAGAATAAAGTATTCGTAACCGGAGTAGGT
This window encodes:
- a CDS encoding SRPBCC family protein, whose protein sequence is MTTIQNSIWIQADRNTVFDRTNDIAGWTDLFTEYKETRVLEQGESYIRFELTTFPEPNRPSRSWTSERWLDRPNFRITARRLAPLLPFKHMNLEWLYEEQGEGTYMTWIQEFEVDPVSGLTAEQVEAHLNRTTKEQMEAVKLNIEKLRIRS
- a CDS encoding GTP-binding protein yields the protein MIQQQRVERINVGIFAHVDAGKTTTTEHILYESGRIRALGSVDSGTALTDSMEVERQRGISVRAALASFTWQGVQINLVDTPGHVDFLSEVERSLRVMDCAVLILSAVEGVQAQSEMIWNALRKLGIPTLIFVNKMDRIGADPAAVLTQARTYLSGDIVPVQQPLYREREYIGAADLWSEGADAAARTELLEALAERDEELLELYMAGGTADLARWKRELAVRTAAGRMYPLVYGVAAKGLGVTALLDAMTQYFPRAGGDAEQPVSGIVYNIQRDKSMGRMAFVRLYQGTIRNRDTVMNYTQDVQAKVTQIRKVEGGRTEDVGALEAGDIAVVYGLSGVRIGDVLGRPEAIPQEAKLAVPLLTVRVFWGEDADDHKVIAAFQELADEDPLLDTQWLQEERELHIKVMGPIQLEILDSVLQERFGLKVTFGQPSVIYRETPSRAGEGYIAYLMPKPCWAILRFQIEPGPPGSGLVYESLVRSSDLLPQYQNETARRVPEALQQGLRGWEVTDLKITLVEGNHHVWHTHPLDFAVATPMAIMDGLAHTGTSLLEPVLQVRIVVPEENGGRVMNDLVQMRGTFEPPVLQGERMIIEGRLPLATSLDYPVTLSSYTKGRSTFTSFFAGYEPCPPDVTAERTRRGVNPLDQAKYILSVRKALQG
- a CDS encoding beta-ketoacyl-[acyl-carrier-protein] synthase family protein, translating into MENVMGRRVVITGMGLLTPLGNTPENFWKNSLQCKVGYDSLQGYEHMALKSRVTGRIPDFEHLGRTADEAAREGMGRPGILAVNAAVRAVADAQLEFTKEMRERSGVCIANAIADTPFSEQTFLQVTEGGQGPIAQGLRQDDLYRKGMFSYIAFDVAHEFGLQGEALVMSTGCTGGIDAVGYGYESIAAGEHDIMICGAAEAPISSMTIASFDAIGALTSKFNDDPKRASRPFELNRSGFVLSEGCAVVVLEELEHALRRQARIYGEVTGFSSTNNAYHMTDLPQNGEALSLTMNEALENAGIEAGEVQYINAHGSSTPQNDAFETAAYKRTFGELAYSIPISSTKSMVGHPLSAASAIEIVHCLLALNEGYIPPTANLDEPDPACDLNYVPGQALKRDLYHILTNASGFSGIHSAMILARSECCNMTGKLQTEQWMCSP
- a CDS encoding S-layer homology domain-containing protein; its protein translation is MKNKSSFQKHATKITLACSILAATVSFGASASAFSDLKGNAAESKINALHQNGIINGITSDMFAPKSKLTYAQGLQFIVSGLKLSPQNTTGSKASDYFDKVKDNAWYASAFVAAKQSGLSLDKSIDPNAAMTRIQFAHLLTQALQSKGNFPVTLMYANITDGGKLSTAEMNSLQILVNTRLITLEKNNTFRPNEPVTRAEAAVLIYDAAKFAKEVITPDDSATAPVNDYEAAVTLEKAATGVNKATVTVENLPTSGYGLSIERIEFGANKTAVIYFKVTAPPAGSMNLQVISTASAVTYLPEGYTAVAKSVTGSASAAASSAGM
- a CDS encoding winged helix-turn-helix domain-containing protein, which encodes MYGCKVFHFKELEALVDIVKDGLRFDGVVVSTPDFNLGFIHTMQYLQQMLKLKVFLIVEKISTQGITVQFPSNHIYIDSSGGHGFQEELFSRLRCWFDEELSVNTHCTRQIKDIALNLHSKSLKVGEVIIELTSKEYELLDLLLECQGQYIPTEKILHHLWDSYTSPEIVRQYVYKLRHKIETTAGRSDIIHFRRGIGYSVSF
- a CDS encoding S-layer homology domain-containing protein, whose amino-acid sequence is MKRAKNMSIACGILAASLSFGASAFAFSDLNGNPAETKINALHDAGVINGITSDLFAPNAKVTLAQGVQFLVKGLALTPGADTGSNSSTASSYFDNVKDNAWYASSFLTAKQSGLTLAQNANPNANLTRAEFAHLLTEALQSKGDFAVTKMYFMVEDGDKLSSEVMNSLQILLNTKVITLDNGKFRPADIITRSEAAVMVHDAAEFAARVINQDNTVIEPSEPEPVPVNNYISDVVLEKAAEGVNKATITVDNLPNPGYGLAVERIEFTSATKAVIYFKITLPDPDMMYPQVITKGTVVTYLPEGYTATAEPVMGSRWLQPATDVE